A genome region from Salvia splendens isolate huo1 chromosome 19, SspV2, whole genome shotgun sequence includes the following:
- the LOC121778642 gene encoding uncharacterized protein LOC121778642, with protein MRLRHTFGNLGYFSTTPDLIKSFKSNLMAPPSPILLIFCFSLLAAASTISEATSAHDELVKYGFPVGLLPAEIESYTLNHTSGAFSVRLGSNCRVTLPPDNYLATYFKRITGKIVGNRIAELDGISVRAFFKWWGITGIKSSGQDLVFEVGMLTAKYPSKNFDVSPPCEGRRASSA; from the coding sequence ATGAGACTGCGTCATACCTTTGGGAATTTGGGATATTTCAGCACCACTCCCGACTTAATCAAAAGCTTCAAATCCAACTTGATGGCGCCACCATCTCCGATTCTCCTCATCTTCTGCTTCTCTCTCCTCGCCGCCGCCTCAACGATCTCTGAGGCGACCTCCGCGCACGACGAATTGGTCAAGTACGGATTCCCCGTCGGCCTCCTCCCCGCCGAGATCGAGTCCTACACCCTCAACCACACCTCCGGCGCCTTCTCGGTGCGGCTCGGCAGTAATTGCCGCGTCACGCTGCCTCCTGACAACTACCTGGCAACCTACTTCAAGCGAATTACCGGCAAAATTGTCGGGAATCGGATCGCGGAGCTCGACGGGATCAGCGTTAGGGCGTTCTTCAAGTGGTGGGGGATCACCGGAATCAAATCCAGCGGCCAGGATTTGGTGTTCGAGGTTGGTATGCTCACCGCCAAGTATCCTTCTAAGAATTTCGACGTGTCTCCGCCCTGCGAGGGCCGCCGCGCTTCCTCCGCCTAG